One Mixta gaviniae genomic window carries:
- a CDS encoding YbjO family protein — protein sequence MSDVFRTAGVVRRYPQAPVPVLIAGQAIIATRCLSVLLLANELGYDGVADFIHRSAQAWDSTLIFFASQLIFFIELRSALTLMRGSRRGRAAYMVTQAVVLVYLWAASMGWIYPEIFSLSGAGGIDILHNLLLHKLPDLLVLALLFLPAASRQFFQRN from the coding sequence ATGTCGGACGTATTCAGAACCGCTGGTGTGGTCAGGCGCTACCCGCAGGCGCCCGTGCCGGTACTGATTGCCGGACAGGCGATTATCGCCACCCGCTGTCTCAGCGTGCTGCTGCTGGCAAATGAGCTGGGCTACGATGGCGTGGCCGATTTTATTCACCGCAGCGCCCAGGCCTGGGATTCCACCCTGATTTTTTTCGCCAGCCAGCTTATCTTCTTTATCGAACTGCGCAGCGCCCTGACGCTGATGCGCGGCTCGCGCCGTGGCCGCGCCGCCTATATGGTGACGCAGGCGGTGGTGCTGGTCTATCTCTGGGCCGCGTCGATGGGCTGGATCTATCCGGAAATCTTCAGCCTCAGCGGCGCCGGCGGCATCGATATTCTGCACAATCTGCTGCTGCATAAACTGCCCGATCTGCTGGTGCTGGCGCTGCTGTTTCTGCCCGCCGCCAGCCGGCAATTTTTTCAGCGAAACTGA
- the rlmC gene encoding 23S rRNA (uracil(747)-C(5))-methyltransferase RlmC, with amino-acid sequence MHCALYDADRCRSCQWLATPYPQQLQQKQTHLQALLADVTVGEWRSPVSSPQQAFRNKAKMVVSGSVERPVLGIVQRDGTPVDLTACPLYPVSFAPVFAALKPFIARAGLTPYNVARRRGELKFLLLSESALDGGLMLRFVLRSPAKLAQLRAALPWLQQQLPQLSVISANIQPVHMAILEGEEEIALTENQALAEQLNHVPLWIRPRSFFQTNPAVAAQLYDTARQWVSELNIHAMWDLFCGVGGFGLHCTTPEMHLTGIEISAEAIACAQRSAQQLGLEKVQFAALDSTRFATGEAAVPELVLVNPPRRGIGAELCDYLSRMAPEWLLYSSCNAVTMAQDIARLENYQTLRVQLFDMFPHTAHYEVLTLLQRRP; translated from the coding sequence ATGCATTGCGCGCTTTACGATGCAGACCGCTGTCGTTCCTGTCAGTGGCTGGCAACCCCTTATCCCCAACAGCTGCAGCAGAAGCAAACGCATCTGCAGGCGCTGCTCGCCGACGTAACGGTCGGCGAATGGCGTTCGCCGGTCAGTTCGCCGCAGCAGGCGTTTCGCAACAAGGCGAAAATGGTGGTAAGCGGCAGCGTCGAGCGCCCGGTGCTGGGCATCGTGCAGCGCGACGGCACGCCGGTGGATCTCACCGCCTGTCCGCTCTATCCCGTCAGCTTTGCGCCAGTATTCGCGGCGCTGAAGCCCTTTATCGCCCGCGCCGGCCTGACCCCTTATAACGTGGCGCGGCGGCGCGGCGAGCTGAAGTTCCTGCTGCTGAGCGAAAGCGCGCTCGACGGCGGGTTGATGCTGCGCTTTGTGCTGCGCTCGCCGGCGAAGCTGGCGCAGCTGCGCGCCGCGCTGCCGTGGCTGCAGCAGCAGTTGCCGCAGCTGTCGGTGATCTCCGCCAATATCCAGCCGGTACATATGGCGATTCTGGAAGGGGAGGAGGAGATTGCGCTAACGGAGAATCAGGCGCTGGCGGAGCAGCTGAATCACGTTCCGCTCTGGATCCGTCCACGCAGCTTTTTCCAGACTAACCCGGCGGTGGCGGCGCAGCTGTATGACACCGCGCGCCAGTGGGTCAGCGAGCTGAATATTCATGCTATGTGGGATCTTTTCTGCGGCGTCGGCGGTTTTGGGCTGCATTGCACCACGCCGGAGATGCACCTGACCGGCATTGAGATCAGCGCCGAGGCGATCGCCTGCGCGCAGCGTTCAGCGCAGCAGCTTGGGCTGGAGAAGGTGCAGTTTGCGGCGCTTGATTCTACGCGCTTCGCCACCGGCGAAGCGGCAGTGCCGGAGCTGGTGCTGGTTAACCCGCCGCGTCGCGGCATCGGCGCGGAACTCTGTGACTACCTGAGCCGCATGGCGCCGGAATGGCTGCTGTATTCCAGCTGTAACGCCGTGACCATGGCGCAGGATATCGCTCGCCTGGAGAACTATCAGACGCTGCGCGTACAGCTGTTCGATATGTTTCCGCATACCGCGCACTATGAGGTGCTGACGCTGCTGCAGCGCAGGCCATAA
- a CDS encoding arginine ABC transporter substrate-binding protein, giving the protein MKKWLLAAVLAGVAINAGAAEKIRFASSATYPPFESLNSDNQIVGFDIDLANALCQQIKAECTFTNNAFDSLIPALKFRRYDAVISGMDITPERSKQVAFTQPYYANSAVVIAAKGKYPTMAALKGKRIGMENGTTHQRYLQDKHPEVVPVAYDSYQNAILDLKNGRLDGVFGDTAVVNEWLKANPQLGTVGQPVTDPQYFGTGLGIAVRPDNQALLNKLNGALAAIRADGTLQKINDKWFAR; this is encoded by the coding sequence ATGAAAAAATGGTTACTGGCCGCCGTGCTGGCAGGCGTGGCAATCAACGCTGGCGCAGCGGAAAAAATTCGTTTCGCCTCCTCCGCAACCTACCCGCCCTTCGAATCCCTGAACAGCGATAATCAGATCGTCGGTTTCGATATCGATCTCGCCAATGCCCTGTGCCAGCAGATCAAAGCGGAATGCACCTTTACCAACAACGCCTTCGACAGCCTGATCCCGGCGCTGAAGTTTCGTCGTTATGATGCGGTGATTTCCGGGATGGACATTACGCCGGAGCGCAGCAAGCAGGTCGCTTTTACCCAGCCCTACTACGCCAACTCCGCGGTGGTGATTGCGGCGAAAGGAAAGTACCCGACGATGGCGGCGCTGAAAGGCAAACGCATCGGCATGGAGAATGGCACAACCCATCAGCGCTATCTGCAGGATAAGCATCCGGAAGTGGTGCCGGTGGCCTACGACAGCTACCAGAACGCCATCCTCGATCTGAAAAACGGCCGTCTCGACGGTGTGTTCGGCGACACGGCGGTGGTCAATGAGTGGCTGAAAGCCAATCCACAGCTCGGCACCGTCGGCCAGCCGGTCACCGACCCGCAATATTTCGGCACCGGTCTCGGCATCGCAGTGCGTCCTGACAACCAGGCGCTGCTGAACAAGCTGAACGGCGCGCTGGCGGCGATCCGGGCGGACGGCACGCTGCAGAAGATTAACGATAAATGGTTTGCCCGCTGA
- the artM gene encoding arginine ABC transporter permease ArtM: MLDYLPELLKGLQTSLTLTVASLAAALILSLLFTMVLSLKTPVVSQLVKGYITLFTGTPLLVQIFLIYYGPGQFPAIQKIDWLWQLLSQPWLCALLALSLNSAAYTTLLFHGAVRAIPTGQWQSCAALGMTRRDTMRILLPYAFKRALSSYSNEVVLVFKSTSLAYTITLMEVMGHGQLLYGRTYDVMVFAAAGLIYLCVNGLLTLLMRLIEHRALAFERRN; encoded by the coding sequence ATGCTGGACTATTTGCCTGAATTGCTGAAAGGGTTGCAGACCAGCCTGACGCTTACCGTGGCGTCGCTGGCGGCGGCGCTAATCCTCTCGCTGCTGTTTACCATGGTGCTGTCGCTGAAGACGCCGGTGGTCAGCCAGCTGGTAAAAGGCTATATCACCCTGTTTACCGGCACACCGCTGCTGGTGCAGATCTTCCTGATCTACTACGGGCCGGGGCAGTTCCCGGCGATCCAAAAGATCGACTGGCTGTGGCAGCTGCTGTCGCAGCCCTGGCTCTGCGCCCTGCTGGCGCTGTCGTTAAACAGCGCCGCCTATACCACCCTGCTGTTTCACGGCGCGGTGCGCGCCATTCCCACCGGCCAGTGGCAATCCTGCGCCGCGCTGGGGATGACGCGTCGCGATACGATGCGCATCCTGCTGCCGTACGCCTTTAAGCGCGCGCTCTCCTCCTACTCCAACGAGGTGGTGCTGGTGTTTAAAAGCACCTCGCTCGCCTATACCATCACGCTGATGGAAGTGATGGGCCACGGTCAGCTGCTTTATGGCCGCACCTACGATGTCATGGTGTTTGCCGCCGCCGGGTTGATCTACCTGTGCGTCAACGGCCTGTTGACGCTGCTGATGCGCCTGATAGAACATCGCGCGCTCGCCTTTGAACGGCGTAACTGA
- the artQ gene encoding arginine ABC transporter permease ArtQ — MSELFPLASAAGMTVGLAVCALILGLLLAMLFAGWESVRLRPVAWVGTGLVTLLRGLPEILVVLFIYFGASQLLLLLSDGFTLNFGLFTLPVQMQIDNFDVSPFLCGVIALAILYSAYASQTLRGALKAVPVGQWESGQALGMKTSAIFFRLIMPQMWRHALPGLGNQWLVLLKDTALVSLISVNDLMLQTRSIATRTQEPFTWYLLAAAIYLVITLLSQAVLKRIELRATRFERGTADAGLFA; from the coding sequence ATGAGCGAATTATTCCCTCTCGCAAGCGCCGCCGGGATGACCGTCGGCCTTGCCGTTTGCGCCCTGATCCTCGGCCTGCTGCTGGCGATGCTGTTTGCCGGCTGGGAATCGGTGCGTCTGCGTCCGGTCGCCTGGGTCGGCACCGGCCTGGTGACGCTGCTGCGCGGCCTGCCGGAAATCCTGGTGGTGCTGTTTATCTATTTCGGCGCCTCCCAGCTGCTGCTGCTGCTTTCCGACGGCTTCACCCTTAACTTCGGCCTGTTTACCCTGCCGGTGCAGATGCAGATCGACAACTTCGACGTCAGCCCCTTCCTGTGCGGTGTGATTGCGCTGGCAATCCTCTATTCCGCCTACGCCTCGCAAACGCTGCGCGGCGCGCTGAAGGCGGTGCCGGTCGGCCAGTGGGAGTCGGGCCAGGCGCTGGGCATGAAGACGTCGGCGATTTTTTTCCGCCTGATTATGCCGCAGATGTGGCGTCACGCCCTGCCGGGGCTGGGCAATCAGTGGCTGGTGCTACTGAAGGATACCGCACTGGTGTCACTCATCAGCGTGAACGATCTGATGCTGCAAACCCGCAGCATCGCCACCCGCACCCAGGAGCCCTTTACCTGGTATCTGCTGGCGGCGGCGATCTATCTGGTGATTACGCTGCTGAGCCAGGCGGTGCTGAAGCGTATTGAACTGCGCGCCACCCGCTTTGAACGGGGAACAGCTGATGCTGGACTATTTGCCTGA
- the artJ gene encoding arginine ABC transporter substrate-binding protein: MKKIVLAALLAGISLSASAAETIRFATEASYPPFEFVDANNKIMGFDVDLANALCKEMGATCTFTNQAFDSLIPSLKFRRFDAVMAGMDITPEREKQVLFSKPYYENSALFIAQKGKVADVAALKGKRVGVQNGTTHQKYLTDKQNDITAVPYDSYQNAILDLKNGRIEAVFGDTAVVNEWLKQNPNLAAVGDKVTDKAYFGTGLGIAMRQGNGALQTKFNAALDKVKADGTYKTIYNKWFQQ, encoded by the coding sequence ATGAAAAAAATCGTTCTTGCTGCCCTGTTAGCCGGCATCAGCCTGAGCGCCTCCGCCGCGGAGACGATCCGGTTCGCCACCGAAGCGTCCTACCCTCCGTTTGAGTTTGTTGATGCGAACAACAAGATCATGGGGTTTGATGTTGATCTGGCTAATGCGCTGTGCAAAGAGATGGGCGCTACCTGTACCTTTACCAATCAGGCATTCGACAGCCTGATCCCCAGCCTGAAGTTCCGCCGCTTCGACGCGGTGATGGCGGGTATGGATATCACGCCGGAGCGTGAAAAACAGGTGCTGTTCAGCAAACCCTATTATGAAAACTCCGCGCTGTTTATCGCCCAGAAAGGCAAAGTGGCCGATGTCGCCGCGCTGAAAGGCAAACGCGTCGGCGTGCAGAACGGCACCACTCATCAGAAATACCTGACCGATAAGCAGAACGACATCACTGCCGTGCCTTATGACAGCTATCAGAACGCGATCCTCGATCTGAAAAACGGCCGCATCGAAGCGGTGTTCGGCGATACTGCGGTGGTCAATGAATGGCTGAAGCAGAACCCGAACCTGGCGGCGGTCGGCGATAAGGTGACCGATAAAGCCTATTTCGGCACCGGTCTCGGCATTGCAATGCGTCAGGGCAACGGCGCGCTGCAGACGAAATTTAACGCCGCGCTGGATAAAGTGAAGGCTGACGGCACCTACAAAACCATCTATAACAAATGGTTCCAGCAGTAA
- the artP gene encoding arginine ABC transporter ATP-binding protein ArtP, which translates to MSIQLNGINCFYGAQQALFDIQLTCPEGETLVLLGPSGAGKSSLLRVLNLLEMPRSGTLSIAGHHFDFSKTPGDSAIRELRQNVGMVFQQYNLWPHLTVKQNLIEAPCRVLGLEKDRAHARADKLLERLRLTPHADRFPLQLSGGQQQRVAIARALMMEPAVLLFDEPTAALDPEITAQIVTIIRELAQTNITQVIVTHEVEVARKTASRVVYMENGYIVEQGDASRFTQPQTDAFAHYLSH; encoded by the coding sequence ATGAGTATTCAACTTAACGGTATTAATTGCTTTTACGGCGCCCAGCAGGCGCTGTTCGATATTCAGCTCACCTGCCCGGAAGGCGAAACGCTGGTGCTGCTGGGCCCCAGCGGCGCCGGTAAAAGTTCGCTCCTGCGCGTGCTAAACCTGCTGGAGATGCCGCGCTCCGGTACCTTAAGCATCGCTGGTCACCATTTCGACTTCAGCAAAACGCCCGGCGACAGCGCGATCCGCGAGCTGCGGCAGAATGTTGGCATGGTGTTTCAGCAATACAATCTCTGGCCGCATTTGACGGTGAAGCAGAACCTGATCGAAGCGCCCTGCCGCGTGCTGGGGCTGGAGAAGGATCGCGCCCACGCGCGCGCCGATAAGCTGCTGGAGCGCCTGCGTCTGACGCCCCACGCCGATCGTTTTCCGCTGCAGCTCTCCGGCGGCCAGCAGCAGCGCGTCGCCATCGCGCGCGCGTTAATGATGGAGCCGGCGGTATTGCTGTTCGATGAGCCTACCGCAGCGCTCGACCCGGAGATCACCGCGCAGATTGTCACGATTATTCGCGAGCTGGCGCAAACCAACATCACTCAGGTTATCGTCACCCATGAAGTCGAAGTGGCCCGCAAAACGGCGAGCCGCGTGGTCTACATGGAGAATGGCTATATCGTGGAACAGGGTGACGCCAGCCGTTTTACACAGCCGCAAACCGATGCGTTTGCTCACTATCTCTCGCACTGA
- a CDS encoding lipoprotein: protein MKNKAFAALLPAALLLSACTTVEPAYKDIGTRAAPCVEGGPDAVAQKFYDLRVAQPTQGLPDSQLLARYRPYLSEKLYQTLLRAGAQSDRPAEWRQGDLFSSLAQGPTGAKVADASTIPNTDARNIPLRVSLTREGEKNVTWQDEVLMVREGTCWTVDDVRYVADWQRPGGGTLTQLLEK from the coding sequence ATGAAAAACAAAGCGTTTGCCGCGCTGTTGCCGGCCGCCCTGCTGCTGAGCGCCTGTACGACCGTGGAGCCGGCCTATAAGGATATCGGCACGCGCGCGGCGCCCTGCGTTGAGGGCGGGCCGGATGCCGTGGCGCAAAAATTTTATGACCTGCGCGTCGCGCAGCCGACCCAGGGGCTGCCGGACAGCCAGCTGCTGGCGCGCTACCGTCCCTACCTGAGCGAAAAACTCTATCAAACCCTGCTGCGCGCCGGCGCGCAAAGCGACCGTCCGGCGGAATGGCGCCAGGGCGATCTCTTCTCCAGCCTGGCGCAGGGGCCGACCGGTGCGAAAGTCGCGGACGCCTCTACCATCCCCAACACCGACGCGCGCAATATTCCGCTGCGCGTTAGTCTGACGCGTGAGGGCGAGAAAAACGTCACCTGGCAGGATGAGGTGCTGATGGTGCGCGAAGGCACCTGCTGGACGGTAGACGATGTACGCTACGTCGCCGACTGGCAGCGTCCCGGCGGCGGCACGTTGACGCAGCTGCTGGAAAAATAA
- a CDS encoding heavy metal-binding domain-containing protein has product MKLTTTPTLEGEAITEYCGVVTGEAILGANIFRDFFAGIRDIVGGRSGAYEKELRKARQLAFEEMEEQAKALGANAVVGIDIDYETVGKDSSMLMVSVSGTAVKTR; this is encoded by the coding sequence ATGAAGTTAACCACAACCCCCACCCTGGAAGGCGAAGCGATCACGGAATACTGCGGCGTGGTCACCGGCGAGGCGATCCTCGGCGCCAATATTTTCCGCGATTTTTTCGCCGGCATTCGCGATATTGTTGGCGGCCGCTCCGGCGCCTATGAAAAAGAGCTGCGCAAGGCGCGTCAGCTGGCGTTTGAAGAGATGGAAGAGCAGGCGAAAGCGCTGGGTGCCAATGCGGTAGTCGGCATCGATATCGATTATGAAACCGTCGGCAAGGACAGCAGCATGCTGATGGTCAGCGTCAGCGGCACGGCGGTGAAAACGCGGTGA
- a CDS encoding N-acetylmuramoyl-L-alanine amidase → MIARGWLLMLALLLAGCGTPGLEQRQGYSVDTRHAAPGARPRVKSIVIHYTAETFSTSLATLTDKEVSVHYLIPARPPRHRGTPLIWQLVPEKQLAWHAGVSYWRGVTRLNDTSVGIELVNPGYRNTPQGRRFYPYPPGQIAALLPLLQDLTRRYAIKPQNIVGHSDIAPQRKQDPGPLFPWEQLAAQGIGAWPDATRVAELLGGRNPATPVDEAALLGLLKRYGYEVDAALTPEQRQKVIAAFQMHFRPADYRGLADAQTLAIAQALVEKYGR, encoded by the coding sequence GTGATCGCACGCGGTTGGCTGTTGATGCTGGCGCTGCTGCTGGCGGGATGCGGTACTCCAGGTCTGGAGCAGCGTCAGGGATACAGCGTCGATACGCGGCACGCGGCGCCCGGTGCCCGGCCGCGAGTGAAGAGCATCGTTATTCACTATACCGCTGAAACATTCTCCACTTCGCTGGCGACGCTGACCGATAAAGAGGTCAGCGTTCACTATCTTATTCCCGCTCGTCCGCCGCGGCACCGCGGCACGCCGCTGATCTGGCAGCTGGTGCCGGAAAAGCAGCTTGCCTGGCACGCCGGCGTCAGCTACTGGCGCGGCGTTACCCGGCTAAATGACACCTCGGTCGGCATTGAGCTGGTTAACCCTGGCTACCGCAATACGCCGCAGGGACGGCGGTTTTATCCTTATCCGCCGGGCCAGATCGCCGCGCTGCTGCCGTTGCTGCAGGATTTGACCCGGCGCTACGCCATTAAGCCGCAGAATATTGTCGGTCACAGCGATATCGCGCCGCAGCGCAAGCAGGATCCCGGCCCGCTGTTTCCCTGGGAACAGCTGGCGGCGCAGGGCATCGGCGCCTGGCCCGACGCTACGCGCGTCGCTGAACTGCTGGGCGGACGTAATCCGGCGACGCCGGTCGATGAGGCAGCGCTGCTTGGCCTGTTGAAACGCTATGGGTATGAGGTTGATGCGGCGTTGACGCCGGAGCAGCGGCAAAAGGTGATTGCCGCTTTTCAGATGCATTTTCGGCCCGCCGACTATCGCGGGCTGGCCGATGCGCAAACGCTGGCGATCGCGCAGGCGCTGGTGGAGAAGTATGGGCGCTAA
- the ltaE gene encoding low-specificity L-threonine aldolase, translating to MIDLRSDTVTRPSPAMLSAMVSARTGDDVYGDDPTVNALEAEAARLSGKAAALFLPTGTQANLVALLTHCERGEEYIVGQQAHNYKYEAGGAAVLGSIQPQPIEAAEDGTLPLAKVAACIKPDDIHFARTRLLSLENTIGGKVLPVDYLAEAYRFTREHQLALHIDGARIFNAAVALELELSALSRYCDTLTICLSKGLGAPVGSLLCGDEAYIQRARRWRKMTGGGMRQAGILAAAGLYALENNVMRLQEDHDNARWLAEQLGTLGLTVTQHTNMVFAQLPAEQVAPLKAWMQAHNILIPAAPVTRLVTHLDVDRAALTQVINQWRAFLAAQ from the coding sequence TTGATTGATTTACGCAGTGATACGGTAACCCGCCCATCGCCGGCGATGCTGTCGGCCATGGTTTCCGCCCGCACCGGCGATGATGTCTATGGCGACGATCCCACCGTCAACGCGCTGGAAGCGGAGGCGGCTCGCCTGAGCGGCAAAGCGGCCGCGCTCTTTTTACCCACCGGCACCCAGGCGAACCTTGTCGCCCTGCTCACCCACTGTGAGCGCGGCGAGGAGTATATCGTCGGCCAGCAGGCGCATAACTACAAATATGAGGCAGGCGGCGCGGCGGTGCTGGGCAGCATTCAGCCGCAGCCGATCGAGGCGGCGGAAGATGGCACGCTGCCGCTGGCGAAGGTCGCCGCCTGTATCAAGCCTGACGATATCCATTTCGCACGTACGCGCCTGCTGAGCCTGGAGAACACCATCGGTGGCAAGGTGCTGCCGGTTGATTATCTGGCCGAGGCGTACCGCTTCACGCGTGAACATCAGCTGGCGCTGCATATCGACGGCGCGCGCATCTTTAACGCCGCCGTAGCGCTGGAGCTGGAGCTGAGCGCCCTCTCCCGCTACTGCGATACCCTAACCATCTGCCTGTCGAAAGGGCTGGGCGCGCCGGTAGGATCGCTGCTGTGCGGCGATGAAGCCTACATTCAGCGCGCGCGACGCTGGCGTAAAATGACCGGCGGCGGCATGCGTCAGGCGGGCATTCTGGCGGCGGCGGGGCTTTACGCGCTGGAAAACAACGTGATGCGTCTGCAGGAGGATCATGACAACGCCCGCTGGCTGGCGGAGCAGCTTGGCACGCTGGGCCTGACGGTCACTCAGCACACCAATATGGTGTTCGCGCAGCTGCCGGCGGAGCAGGTGGCCCCGCTGAAGGCGTGGATGCAGGCGCACAACATTCTGATCCCGGCAGCACCGGTAACGCGTCTGGTCACCCATCTGGACGTCGACCGCGCGGCGCTCACGCAGGTGATCAACCAATGGAGAGCGTTTCTCGCGGCGCAGTAA